A window of the Burkholderia sp. 9120 genome harbors these coding sequences:
- a CDS encoding MFS transporter, which translates to MALTLDTQRRNARKAGIASFVGTTIEWYDFYAYSTAAALVLGKIFFPTTSALAGTLAAFATFWVGFLARPIGGIIFGHLGDRVGRKKTLIITLMLMGCCTTGMGLLPTYNQVGLLAPALLILFRLMQGIAMGGEWGGAVVLSSEHAPKGKEILYSAFAQQGSPAGNLLATVAFLLTSMLPDHEFLTWGWRVPFLFSALLVAVGMFIRMSVEESPAMQELKDKNKVAKLPIAEVFRNHKGLVAMGVGACVIGLSATYFKTTFALSWAVTSIGFDRTQFLTVITGAIIVQLIVQPFGAVLATKMDLKKAVIYMLVPEIVALPLMFSLIATGSTKLAMLGMALASIPHSLYYAAMAGILAKSFPVQVRYTGISLSYQICGMVFAGTTPILGQYLLSATGSILSVVALGVLHVLITLFCALGLITRMHQEGARDAAREAALVQG; encoded by the coding sequence ATGGCGCTCACCCTCGACACACAACGCCGTAACGCCCGCAAGGCGGGCATCGCATCATTCGTTGGGACAACCATCGAGTGGTATGACTTCTACGCGTACAGCACGGCGGCGGCGCTCGTGCTCGGCAAGATCTTCTTTCCGACCACCTCCGCGCTGGCCGGCACGCTCGCCGCGTTTGCGACGTTCTGGGTGGGCTTTCTGGCGCGGCCGATTGGCGGCATCATCTTCGGCCACCTCGGCGATCGGGTGGGCCGCAAGAAAACGCTGATCATCACGCTGATGCTGATGGGCTGCTGCACGACCGGCATGGGACTGCTGCCCACCTACAACCAGGTTGGCCTGCTGGCGCCCGCGTTGCTGATTCTGTTCCGCCTGATGCAGGGCATTGCGATGGGCGGCGAGTGGGGCGGTGCGGTGGTGCTGTCGTCGGAACATGCGCCGAAGGGCAAGGAAATTCTCTATTCCGCGTTCGCGCAGCAGGGGTCGCCGGCGGGCAATCTGCTCGCCACGGTGGCGTTTCTGCTGACGTCGATGCTGCCCGATCACGAGTTCCTGACGTGGGGCTGGCGCGTGCCGTTCCTGTTTTCGGCGCTGCTGGTGGCGGTCGGCATGTTCATCCGGATGAGCGTCGAGGAATCGCCGGCCATGCAGGAGTTGAAGGACAAGAACAAGGTCGCCAAACTGCCTATCGCCGAAGTCTTCCGCAACCACAAGGGCCTCGTTGCGATGGGCGTGGGCGCGTGCGTGATCGGTTTGTCGGCGACTTACTTCAAGACGACGTTCGCGTTGTCGTGGGCGGTGACGAGCATTGGTTTCGACCGCACGCAGTTTCTCACCGTGATTACGGGCGCGATCATCGTGCAGTTGATCGTGCAACCATTCGGCGCGGTGCTGGCGACCAAAATGGACCTGAAAAAAGCGGTCATTTATATGCTGGTGCCAGAAATCGTCGCACTGCCGCTGATGTTCTCATTGATCGCCACCGGCTCGACGAAACTCGCGATGCTCGGCATGGCGCTCGCGTCGATTCCGCACTCGCTGTACTACGCGGCAATGGCGGGCATTCTCGCGAAGTCGTTTCCGGTGCAGGTGCGCTACACGGGCATTTCGCTTTCTTATCAGATTTGCGGCATGGTGTTCGCCGGCACGACGCCGATTCTCGGTCAGTACCTGCTCAGCGCGACCGGTTCGATTCTGTCGGTCGTCGCGCTTGGCGTGCTGCATGTGCTGATCACGCTGTTCTGCGCGCTCGGTTTGATCACACGCATGCATCAGGAAGGCGCGCGCGACGCGGCGCGTGAGGCCGCGCTCGTACAAGGCTAA
- a CDS encoding permease translates to MQSTLRQPRVALGWIVFLLIAVVGLFYVKWFPYYNRAFVAASQHSIGKSILMGASASAPAASWQAAVDYALAYGKAIWQAMVLGLLLGSAVQALIPPQWVARALGRSDFSSVVKGGLMSLPGMMCTCCAAPVVAGLRARQAAPGAAIAFWLGNTALNPATLIFMGFVLGWQWMGLRLALGIVMVFGLGYLVNRMVTPKEAEASREAMAQLITLDEPGTAFTRWVKILGTMTLRLIPEYIVLVLILGAARAWLFPHIGPNIDNSLLWIVALAIAGTLFVIPTAGEVPIIQAMLSFGMAAGPAGALLMTLPLISVPSMAMLGRSFPRRVLTVVALAVVVCGVVSGLLAVALGF, encoded by the coding sequence ATGCAATCAACTCTTCGTCAGCCGCGCGTCGCACTGGGCTGGATCGTGTTTCTGCTGATCGCCGTCGTCGGCCTCTTCTATGTGAAGTGGTTCCCGTACTACAACCGCGCGTTCGTCGCGGCGAGCCAGCATTCGATCGGCAAGTCGATCCTGATGGGCGCCTCGGCCAGTGCGCCTGCGGCATCGTGGCAAGCCGCCGTCGACTACGCCCTCGCCTACGGCAAGGCGATCTGGCAAGCCATGGTGCTCGGCCTGCTGCTGGGATCGGCGGTGCAGGCGTTGATCCCGCCGCAATGGGTCGCGCGTGCGCTCGGCCGCAGCGATTTCAGCAGCGTCGTGAAGGGCGGCCTGATGTCGTTGCCCGGCATGATGTGTACCTGTTGCGCGGCGCCGGTCGTCGCCGGTTTGCGCGCGCGTCAGGCCGCGCCCGGCGCGGCGATCGCATTCTGGCTCGGCAATACCGCGTTGAATCCGGCCACGCTGATTTTCATGGGCTTCGTGCTCGGCTGGCAGTGGATGGGCCTGCGGCTCGCCCTCGGCATCGTGATGGTGTTCGGCCTCGGCTATCTGGTGAACCGCATGGTCACGCCGAAGGAAGCCGAAGCGTCGCGCGAAGCCATGGCCCAACTGATCACGCTCGACGAACCCGGTACCGCCTTCACGCGCTGGGTCAAAATTCTCGGCACGATGACGCTGCGACTGATTCCCGAATACATCGTGCTCGTGCTGATTCTCGGCGCGGCGCGCGCGTGGCTGTTCCCGCACATCGGCCCGAATATCGACAACAGTCTGCTGTGGATCGTCGCGCTGGCGATTGCCGGCACCTTGTTCGTGATCCCGACCGCGGGCGAAGTGCCGATTATCCAGGCCATGCTGTCCTTCGGCATGGCGGCCGGTCCCGCCGGCGCGCTGCTGATGACGCTGCCGCTGATCAGTGTGCCGTCCATGGCGATGCTCGGACGCTCGTTCCCGCGTCGCGTGCTGACGGTGGTTGCGCTGGCGGTCGTGGTGTGTGGTGTCGTAAGCGGCTTACTCGCCGTCGCTTTGGGGTTTTAA
- the mnmH gene encoding tRNA 2-selenouridine(34) synthase MnmH, with translation MKNLLVSLEKAGDFDEIIDVRTPLEFAEDHIPGATNAPVLSNEERVLVGTTYKQVSPFEGTRIGAALVARNIAHHLETTFADRPRNWRPLIYCWRGGKRSGSVTTLFNMIGWQARQLDGGYKSYRRATLDTLGTLPTRFIYIALVGPTGSGKTRLLAALNQAGAQTLDLEALASHRGSLLGAWAGVPQPSQKRFDTLLASALRAFDPTRPVFVEAESRRIGSITLPLALLDTFHQGACVEVQSSREDRAAFLLHDYAHLFDDPESLKGQLQRMIGLHSRERIAGWQHLVDGNARAELARELIERHYDPAYARSSHQHFVQLPRALPLLFRPNDTDVVDQAKALLAQLDNHTLVVT, from the coding sequence TTGAAAAATCTTCTCGTCAGCCTCGAAAAAGCCGGTGATTTCGACGAAATCATCGATGTACGCACGCCCCTCGAGTTCGCGGAAGACCATATTCCGGGCGCGACCAACGCCCCCGTGCTGAGCAACGAGGAACGCGTACTGGTCGGCACGACTTACAAACAGGTGTCGCCGTTCGAAGGCACGCGGATCGGTGCCGCGCTGGTTGCGCGCAACATCGCGCATCATCTGGAAACGACCTTCGCGGACCGGCCGCGTAACTGGCGGCCGCTGATCTATTGCTGGCGCGGCGGCAAACGCTCGGGCTCGGTCACGACGCTGTTCAACATGATCGGCTGGCAGGCACGCCAGCTCGACGGCGGCTACAAGAGCTACCGGCGGGCCACGCTCGACACGCTCGGTACGTTGCCGACCCGCTTCATTTATATTGCGCTGGTGGGTCCCACCGGCAGCGGCAAAACACGCCTGCTCGCCGCGCTGAACCAGGCGGGCGCGCAAACGCTGGATCTCGAAGCGCTGGCGTCGCATCGCGGCTCGCTGCTCGGCGCATGGGCGGGCGTGCCGCAGCCGTCGCAAAAGCGTTTCGACACGCTGCTCGCCAGCGCCCTGCGCGCCTTCGATCCCACGCGGCCGGTGTTCGTCGAAGCGGAGAGCCGCCGCATCGGTTCCATTACGCTGCCGCTTGCACTGCTCGATACGTTTCATCAGGGCGCCTGCGTCGAAGTGCAGTCGAGCCGTGAAGATCGCGCGGCGTTTCTGCTGCACGACTACGCGCATCTGTTCGACGACCCCGAGTCGCTGAAAGGGCAGTTGCAAAGAATGATCGGCTTACACAGCCGCGAACGCATCGCCGGCTGGCAACACCTGGTGGACGGCAATGCGCGCGCCGAACTCGCCCGCGAGCTGATCGAGCGGCACTATGATCCGGCGTATGCGCGCAGCAGCCACCAGCATTTCGTGCAGTTGCCGCGCGCGTTGCCGCTGCTTTTCCGTCCCAACGACACGGATGTCGTCGACCAGGCGAAGGCGCTGCTGGCGCAACTCGACAACCACACGCTCGTGGTTACCTGA
- the selD gene encoding selenide, water dikinase SelD, which translates to MTDNATHATQSPRLTSLSHGGGCGCKIAPGLLADLLKRSAPLPFFPDLLVGNDTADDAAVYKLNDEQAIVATTDFFMPIVDDPFDFGRIAATNALSDVYAMGGKPIMALAIVGMPINVLPHEVIAAVLKGGESVCAEAGIPLAGGHSIDSVEPIYGLVALGVVDPKRVKRNAGARAGDVLILGKPLGVGILSAALKKDRLDAAGYAAMIGATTQLNRPGAELAKLDGVHALTDITGFGLLGHTLELARGSQLTARVRYADLPWLPDVLSLAEAGIFTGASGRNWDAYGKDIVLPSSLPATARTLLTDPQTSGGLLVSCAPECVDDVLALFRADGFSDARVIGEMVGGEGRVEIV; encoded by the coding sequence ATGACCGATAACGCCACGCACGCAACGCAGTCGCCCCGCTTGACCAGTCTGTCGCACGGCGGCGGTTGCGGCTGCAAGATCGCCCCCGGCCTGCTTGCCGATCTGCTCAAGCGCAGCGCACCGCTGCCGTTCTTCCCCGACCTGCTGGTCGGCAACGATACCGCCGACGACGCCGCCGTCTACAAGCTCAACGACGAGCAGGCGATCGTCGCGACCACCGACTTCTTCATGCCGATCGTCGACGACCCGTTCGACTTCGGCCGTATTGCCGCGACCAACGCGCTGTCCGACGTCTACGCGATGGGCGGCAAGCCGATCATGGCGCTGGCGATCGTCGGCATGCCGATCAACGTGTTGCCGCATGAGGTGATCGCGGCCGTGCTGAAGGGCGGCGAGTCGGTCTGCGCCGAGGCCGGCATTCCGCTCGCCGGCGGCCATTCGATCGATTCGGTCGAACCGATCTACGGACTCGTCGCGTTGGGCGTGGTTGATCCGAAGCGCGTCAAACGCAATGCCGGCGCGCGGGCCGGCGACGTGCTGATTCTGGGCAAACCATTGGGCGTCGGCATTCTCTCGGCCGCGCTGAAAAAAGACCGGCTCGATGCCGCCGGTTACGCCGCGATGATCGGCGCGACCACCCAACTCAATCGCCCGGGCGCCGAACTGGCGAAGCTGGACGGTGTGCATGCGCTGACGGACATTACCGGCTTCGGCCTGCTCGGCCATACGCTGGAATTGGCGCGCGGCTCGCAGTTGACCGCCCGCGTACGCTACGCCGATCTGCCGTGGCTGCCGGACGTGCTCAGTCTCGCGGAAGCCGGCATTTTCACCGGCGCATCGGGCCGCAACTGGGACGCGTATGGCAAGGACATCGTGTTGCCGTCCTCGTTGCCCGCGACGGCACGCACGCTGCTCACCGATCCGCAGACCTCGGGCGGCCTGCTGGTGTCGTGCGCACCGGAATGCGTCGACGACGTGCTCGCATTGTTCCGCGCCGATGGTTTCAGCGACGCGCGCGTGATCGGCGAGATGGTGGGCGGCGAAGGCCGTGTCGAAATCGTTTAA
- the fdnG gene encoding formate dehydrogenase-N subunit alpha — MPHMSRRQFLKVSATTLAGSSLALLGFSPAPALAEVRQYKLSRTTETRNTCPYCSVGCGILMYGLGDGAKNARSSIIHIEGDPDHPVNRGTLCPKGASLIDFIHSPSRLKYPEHRAAGANEWTRISWEDALDRIAKLMKEDRDANFVETTEDGKKVNRWLTTGMLAASAGSNEVGYLTHKTARSLGMLAFDNQARVUHGPTVAGLAPTFGRGAMTNHWVDIKNADVILVMGGNAAEAHPCGFKWVTEAKAHRKARLIVVDPRFTRTASVADYYAQIRTGSDIVFLGGVINYLLTNDKIQHEYVKNYTDMSFIVRADFSFADGLYSGYDADQRKYDQSSWDYELGDDGFAKVDPTLQHPRCVYQLLKQHYARYTPEQVESTCGTPKDKFLKVCEMLASTAVPGRAGTVLYALGWTHHSVGAQIIRTGAMVQLLLGNIGIAGGGMNALRGHSNIQGLTDLGLMSNLLPGYMTLPMEDEQDFDAFITKRATQPLRPNQLSYWRNYRAFHVSFMKSWWGDNASAENHFGYDYLPKLDKSYDLLQAFELMNQGKMNGYLAQGFNPLAAAPNKAKIGASLAKLKWLVVMDPLATETSEFWKNFGEFNDVNPAAIQTEVFRLPTTCFAEERGSLVSSSRVLQWHWQGADGPGEAKSDLEIMSGLWLRMREAYRKDGGKYPDPILKMSWPYADPESPTPDELAMEFSGKALADLTDPKDATKVLVKKGEQLSGFAQLRDDGSTASGCWIFCGAWTEAGNQMGRRDNSDPTGIGNTLNWAWAWPANRRILYNRASCDVSGKPFDPTRKLIAWNGTAWTGPDIPDFKADEPPENGMNPFIMNPEGVARFFACDGLVEGPFPEHYEPFETPLGYNPLHPQNKAVVSNPAARVFPDDRAAFGTHENFPHTATTYRLTEHFHYWTKHARLNAIVQPQQFVEIGEDLAKEVGVVAGDRVKVSSNRGYIIAVALVTKRIKPLMIEGKKVQTVGLPLHWGFKGLAKPGYLVNTLTPSVGDANSQTPEFKSFLVKVEKA, encoded by the coding sequence ATGCCCCACATGTCCCGGCGACAATTCCTGAAGGTGTCCGCCACCACGCTAGCCGGATCGAGTCTTGCCCTGCTGGGCTTCTCGCCGGCGCCCGCGTTAGCGGAAGTCCGTCAGTACAAGTTGTCGCGTACCACTGAAACCCGCAACACCTGTCCGTATTGCTCGGTCGGTTGCGGCATCCTGATGTACGGACTCGGCGACGGCGCCAAGAACGCCAGGTCCAGCATCATCCATATCGAAGGCGATCCCGATCATCCGGTCAATCGCGGCACGCTGTGCCCGAAGGGCGCGAGTCTGATCGACTTCATTCATAGTCCGAGCCGTCTGAAGTATCCCGAGCATCGTGCGGCCGGCGCGAATGAATGGACGCGTATTTCCTGGGAAGACGCGCTCGACCGCATTGCGAAGCTGATGAAGGAAGACCGCGACGCCAACTTCGTCGAGACGACCGAAGACGGCAAGAAGGTCAACCGATGGCTGACCACCGGCATGCTTGCGGCATCTGCCGGTAGCAACGAAGTGGGTTATCTGACGCACAAGACGGCCCGCAGTCTTGGCATGCTGGCATTCGACAATCAGGCGCGTGTTTGACACGGTCCGACGGTGGCAGGTCTTGCCCCGACGTTTGGCCGTGGAGCGATGACGAACCATTGGGTCGACATCAAGAACGCGGACGTGATTCTCGTGATGGGCGGCAATGCGGCCGAGGCGCACCCGTGCGGTTTCAAGTGGGTCACTGAAGCGAAGGCGCACCGCAAGGCCCGACTGATCGTGGTCGATCCGCGCTTTACGCGCACGGCTTCGGTCGCAGACTATTACGCGCAGATTCGAACCGGCTCGGACATAGTGTTCCTCGGCGGGGTGATCAACTATCTGCTCACGAACGACAAGATCCAGCACGAGTACGTGAAGAACTACACGGACATGTCGTTTATCGTTCGTGCGGATTTCTCGTTTGCCGATGGACTGTATTCCGGCTACGACGCCGACCAGCGCAAGTACGATCAGAGTTCGTGGGACTACGAACTCGGCGACGACGGCTTCGCCAAAGTCGATCCGACCTTGCAGCACCCGCGCTGCGTTTATCAGTTGTTGAAGCAGCATTACGCGCGCTACACGCCCGAGCAGGTCGAGAGTACCTGCGGAACGCCGAAGGACAAGTTCCTCAAGGTGTGCGAGATGCTGGCCTCGACAGCGGTGCCGGGGCGCGCCGGCACCGTACTGTATGCGCTCGGCTGGACGCATCATTCGGTCGGCGCGCAGATCATCCGCACCGGCGCAATGGTGCAATTGCTGCTGGGCAACATCGGCATTGCGGGCGGCGGCATGAACGCGCTGCGCGGTCATTCGAACATTCAGGGGTTGACCGACCTCGGCCTGATGTCGAACCTGTTGCCGGGCTATATGACGTTGCCGATGGAAGACGAGCAGGACTTCGACGCGTTCATCACCAAGCGCGCAACGCAGCCGTTGCGGCCGAATCAGTTGAGCTACTGGCGCAACTATCGTGCGTTTCACGTGAGCTTCATGAAGTCCTGGTGGGGCGATAACGCGAGCGCCGAGAACCACTTCGGCTATGACTATCTGCCGAAGCTCGACAAATCGTACGACCTGTTGCAAGCCTTCGAACTGATGAATCAAGGCAAGATGAACGGCTACCTCGCGCAGGGCTTCAACCCCCTCGCCGCAGCGCCGAACAAGGCGAAGATCGGCGCGAGTCTGGCCAAACTGAAGTGGCTCGTCGTCATGGACCCGCTCGCCACCGAAACCTCGGAGTTCTGGAAGAACTTCGGCGAATTCAACGACGTCAATCCGGCAGCGATTCAAACCGAAGTATTCCGTTTGCCGACCACCTGTTTCGCGGAAGAGCGCGGTTCGCTGGTCAGTTCCAGCCGCGTGCTGCAATGGCACTGGCAAGGTGCGGACGGGCCGGGCGAAGCGAAGAGCGACCTCGAGATCATGTCGGGGCTGTGGCTGCGCATGCGCGAGGCTTATCGAAAAGACGGCGGCAAGTATCCCGATCCGATCCTGAAGATGAGCTGGCCGTACGCCGATCCGGAAAGCCCCACACCCGATGAACTCGCGATGGAGTTCAGCGGCAAAGCGCTCGCCGACCTCACGGATCCCAAAGACGCCACCAAAGTACTCGTCAAAAAGGGCGAGCAACTGTCGGGCTTCGCGCAGTTGCGCGACGACGGCAGCACCGCGAGCGGTTGCTGGATTTTCTGTGGCGCCTGGACCGAAGCGGGCAATCAGATGGGCCGGCGCGACAACTCGGACCCTACCGGGATCGGCAATACGTTGAACTGGGCGTGGGCGTGGCCGGCCAACCGGCGGATTCTGTACAACCGCGCTTCGTGCGACGTCAGCGGCAAACCGTTCGACCCTACGCGCAAGCTGATCGCGTGGAACGGCACGGCGTGGACGGGGCCCGATATTCCCGACTTCAAGGCGGACGAACCGCCGGAAAACGGCATGAACCCGTTCATCATGAATCCGGAAGGCGTGGCGCGTTTCTTCGCGTGCGATGGTCTCGTGGAAGGTCCGTTCCCCGAGCACTACGAGCCGTTCGAAACGCCGCTCGGCTACAACCCGCTGCATCCGCAGAACAAAGCGGTGGTCAGCAATCCGGCGGCGCGCGTGTTCCCGGACGATCGCGCCGCATTCGGCACGCACGAGAACTTCCCGCATACGGCGACCACCTATCGTCTGACGGAGCATTTCCACTACTGGACCAAGCACGCGCGTTTGAATGCGATCGTGCAGCCGCAGCAGTTCGTGGAGATCGGTGAGGATCTGGCGAAAGAGGTTGGCGTGGTCGCGGGCGATCGCGTGAAGGTGTCGTCCAATCGCGGCTACATCATTGCGGTGGCGCTCGTCACCAAGCGGATCAAACCGCTGATGATCGAAGGCAAGAAAGTCCAGACCGTCGGCTTGCCGCTGCATTGGGGTTTCAAGGGGCTCGCGAAACCGGGCTATCTCGTCAATACGCTGACGCCTTCCGTAGGCGATGCGAATTCACAAACACCGGAATTCAAGTCGTTCCTCGTCAAGGTCGAAAAGGCATAA
- the fdxH gene encoding formate dehydrogenase subunit beta, with translation MALQSLDIKRLSATTLPEPQVRVPVTGTVAKLIDVSKCIGCKACQTACMEWNDLRDEIGITTGVYDNPRDLSEHSWTVMRFSEYENEEGDLSWLIRKDGCMHCEDPGCLKACPSPGAIVQYTNGIVDFHEENCIGCGYCVTGCPFNVPRISKQDNRAYKCTLCSDRVAVGQEPACVKTCPTGAIMFGTKEDMKQQASDRIEDLKERGFQNAGLYDPAGVGGTHVMYVLHHADKPTLYHGLPLNPKISVMVYLWKGLAKPLALAGIAFAALAGFFHYTRIGPNEVSEADEAEAQHEADEVRRSQEAPDETR, from the coding sequence ATGGCACTGCAATCACTGGATATCAAACGCCTGTCGGCCACGACCTTGCCTGAACCGCAAGTGCGTGTGCCGGTCACGGGCACTGTCGCCAAGCTCATCGACGTGTCGAAGTGCATTGGCTGCAAGGCGTGTCAGACCGCCTGCATGGAATGGAACGATCTGCGCGACGAGATCGGCATTACGACCGGCGTCTATGACAACCCGCGCGATCTGAGCGAGCATTCGTGGACCGTCATGCGGTTTTCCGAATACGAGAACGAGGAAGGCGATCTCTCGTGGTTGATCCGCAAGGATGGCTGCATGCACTGCGAGGATCCGGGCTGCCTGAAGGCGTGTCCGTCACCGGGTGCGATCGTGCAGTACACGAACGGCATTGTGGATTTCCACGAGGAAAACTGCATTGGCTGCGGATATTGCGTGACCGGTTGCCCGTTCAACGTGCCGCGCATTTCGAAGCAGGACAATCGTGCTTACAAGTGCACGCTGTGTTCGGATCGCGTGGCGGTCGGTCAGGAACCGGCGTGCGTGAAGACCTGCCCGACCGGCGCGATTATGTTCGGCACCAAAGAGGACATGAAACAGCAGGCCTCGGACCGTATCGAGGATCTGAAGGAGCGCGGTTTTCAGAACGCCGGTCTGTACGATCCCGCCGGTGTGGGCGGTACGCATGTGATGTACGTGCTGCATCATGCCGACAAACCGACGCTGTATCACGGCTTGCCGCTGAACCCGAAGATCAGCGTGATGGTTTACTTGTGGAAGGGACTCGCGAAGCCGCTGGCGCTGGCCGGCATCGCGTTCGCGGCGCTGGCCGGCTTCTTCCACTACACGCGGATCGGTCCGAACGAGGTGTCCGAGGCGGACGAAGCCGAGGCCCAGCACGAAGCCGACGAGGTACGCCGTTCTCAGGAGGCCCCCGATGAAACACGGTGA
- a CDS encoding formate dehydrogenase subunit gamma has protein sequence MKHGEQGELKDVKGHSLIERYTPNERTNHWITAISFVLLALSGLAMFHPAMSWLYAIFGGGQWTRILHPFVGCVMFLSFLILALRFWHHNYLDRADIQWMKQIGDVLNNREEKLPAIGKYNAGQKLLFFTMVMCLLLLLASGIVIWRRYFSFYFPIEIIRLAALVHAAAAFVLIVGIVVHIYAALWIKGSIGAMTRGTVTYGWARKHHPNWFKEIIGKSD, from the coding sequence ATGAAACACGGTGAGCAAGGCGAGTTGAAGGACGTCAAAGGCCACAGCCTGATCGAGCGTTACACGCCGAATGAGCGGACGAATCACTGGATCACCGCGATCAGCTTCGTGCTGCTCGCGCTCTCCGGGCTGGCGATGTTTCATCCGGCCATGTCGTGGCTTTATGCGATCTTCGGCGGCGGGCAGTGGACGCGGATTCTGCATCCGTTCGTGGGCTGCGTCATGTTTCTGTCGTTCCTGATTCTTGCGCTGCGCTTCTGGCACCACAACTATCTCGACCGCGCCGACATTCAGTGGATGAAGCAGATCGGCGACGTGCTGAACAATCGCGAAGAAAAGCTTCCCGCCATCGGCAAATACAACGCGGGTCAAAAGCTGCTATTTTTCACCATGGTGATGTGCCTGCTGCTGTTGCTGGCAAGCGGCATCGTGATCTGGCGGCGCTATTTCTCGTTCTACTTCCCGATCGAGATCATCCGCCTCGCGGCGCTAGTGCACGCGGCCGCGGCGTTCGTGCTGATCGTCGGGATCGTCGTGCATATCTACGCGGCGCTGTGGATCAAAGGATCGATCGGTGCGATGACGCGCGGCACGGTCACGTATGGCTGGGCGAGAAAGCATCATCCGAACTGGTTCAAGGAAATCATCGGTAAATCGGATTGA
- the fdhE gene encoding formate dehydrogenase accessory protein FdhE: MVQRILEAGDIEALDHTAIPRIRTPERLAVFATRAARLRQLAAQSNPIAGYLRLMAVLADAQQAVMTGFKARPPSAELIASAQQHSMPLIPALSGVRDPAWQDVLRQLLDKVEAAGPLTPPLVALIGKLRTLEPATLEAQADAIFAQRFGEVDPASAPFIMAALQVVWTDLAADIDRRAVPYIEILGLCPVCGSHPVASLVRVGGAYDNYRYLQCGLCATEWHMVRTKCSNCDSTKGIAYHAVGSPDADETEREAATRNAALKAESCDECHTYRKIGIQSKDYDFEPFADDLASLTLDLLMGAEGYRRASPHPWLWPEQADHADESSSESD; this comes from the coding sequence GTGGTCCAACGTATTCTCGAAGCCGGCGACATCGAAGCGCTCGATCACACCGCGATTCCGCGTATTCGCACGCCGGAACGGCTCGCGGTGTTTGCAACGCGCGCCGCGCGGCTGCGCCAGCTGGCGGCGCAGAGCAATCCGATTGCCGGCTATTTGCGCCTGATGGCCGTGCTGGCCGACGCGCAGCAGGCCGTGATGACGGGCTTCAAGGCGCGGCCGCCGAGCGCCGAGTTGATCGCGAGCGCGCAGCAGCATTCCATGCCGCTGATTCCGGCGCTCTCCGGCGTGCGCGATCCGGCGTGGCAAGACGTGCTGCGCCAGTTGCTCGACAAGGTGGAAGCCGCGGGTCCGCTGACGCCGCCGCTCGTGGCGCTGATCGGCAAGCTGCGCACGCTCGAACCCGCCACGCTCGAAGCGCAAGCGGATGCGATCTTCGCGCAGCGCTTCGGCGAAGTCGATCCGGCGAGCGCACCGTTCATCATGGCCGCGCTGCAAGTGGTATGGACCGATCTCGCCGCCGATATCGACAGGCGCGCGGTGCCGTACATCGAGATATTGGGTCTATGCCCCGTTTGCGGATCGCATCCGGTGGCGAGCCTCGTGCGCGTGGGCGGCGCGTATGACAATTACCGCTACCTGCAATGCGGCCTGTGCGCGACCGAGTGGCACATGGTCCGCACGAAATGTTCGAATTGCGATTCGACCAAGGGCATTGCCTATCACGCCGTCGGTTCGCCCGACGCCGACGAAACCGAACGCGAAGCCGCGACCCGAAATGCCGCCCTGAAGGCGGAATCCTGCGACGAATGCCATACTTACCGCAAGATCGGCATTCAGTCGAAAGACTACGATTTCGAACCGTTCGCGGACGATCTCGCCAGCCTCACGCTGGATCTGCTAATGGGCGCGGAGGGCTACCGGCGCGCGTCGCCGCATCCGTGGCTGTGGCCCGAACAGGCCGACCACGCGGACGAGTCTTCCAGCGAGTCGGATTAG